The proteins below come from a single Miscanthus floridulus cultivar M001 chromosome 1, ASM1932011v1, whole genome shotgun sequence genomic window:
- the LOC136463506 gene encoding adenylate isopentenyltransferase-like, with translation MSIKPVVIMGATGTGKTKLSIDISKVIGGEVINADKMQIYAGLDITTNKIRPNDQGGIPHHLIGVISSIADDVSVPSFRSIATTTAESIARRGRVPVLVGGSNSLMHGFLADHLDPSLANPFLIPKYKPNLRFKSCLLWVHMHELVLNEYLCRRIDDMVASGLVEELKEYFDTTLAHKIGNHTGLAKAIGVRELSKYFGGGMSLSDSIDEMKANTKALAKSQTTKIRHIAGVWGWPVCVVDSTEAIRCHLSGGDHSTEDISWERDVSSPAIAIVDKFLHS, from the coding sequence ATGTCGATTAAACCGGTGGTAATCATGGGTGCCACTGGCACAGGCAAGACGAAGTTATCAATTGACATATCCAAGGTGATTGGTGGTGAAGTGATAAATGCGGACAAGATGCAAATATATGCTGGTCTTGACATCACAACTAACAAGATCCGGCCGAATGATCAAGGTGGTATTCCTCATCACTTAATTGGGGTTATTTCATCAATTGCGGATGATGTGTCTGTACCTTCCTTTCGATCTATTGCAACAACTACTGCGGAGTCTATTGCAAGGCGTGGTCGAGTTCCAGTTCTGGTAGGTGGGTCAAACTCACTTATGCATGGATTTCTTGCTGACCACCTTGATCCCTCCCTTGCCAATCCTTTTTTGATACCAAAGTATAAGCCAAATTTAAGGTTCAAAAGTTGTCTACTTTGGGTCCATATGCATGAGCTGGTTCTTAATGAGTATCTGTGTCGCCGTATTGATGATATGGTTGCTTCTGGCTTAGTTGAGGAACTAAAAGAGTATTTTGATACTACGCTGGCTCATAAGATTGGCAACCACACTGGGCTGGCTAAGGCAATTGGTGTGCGAGAACTAAGCAAATATTTTGGTGGAGGCATGAGTCTTTCTGATTCCATAGATGAGATGAAAGCAAATACAAAAGCCCTTGCAAAATCACAGACTACAAAGATTCGCCATATCGCTGGTGTTTGGGGCTGGCCTGTGTGTGTGGTGGACTCTACAGAAGCCATACGCTGCCATCTAAGTGGAGGAGACCATAGTACGGAGGACATATCATGGGAACGCGATGTGAGTTCTCCTGCAATTGCTATTGTGGATAAGTTTTTACATAGCTAA
- the LOC136463527 gene encoding uncharacterized protein, which yields MTHRHCFESLDHSMRDILGKLDSSNFHKLFGGKTVLLGGDFRQVLPVVEGGSRSGTIDASITNSYIWKHIKILRLIVNMRLLAMADSGLPIEQVKEFNDWVLSIGDGTAQGTVHSDDGDSELVEIPHDVLIPRKGLKVLIDDDTDSDCTVTQNIVYKEVLQALWSYSV from the exons ATGACCCATAGACACTGTTTTGAGTCACTAGATCACAGCATGCGTGACATTCTTGGTAAACTGGACTCTTCCAATTTTCATAAGCTCTTTGGTGGGAAAACGGTGCTACTTGGTGGAGATTTTCGCCAAGTATTACCTGTTGTCGAGGGTGGGAGTAGATCAGGAACCATAGATGCATCCATAACTAACTCCTACATCTGGAAGCACATTAAGATACTAAGACTTATAGTGAACATGCGCCTGCTTGCCATGGCAGACAGTGGGTTACCTATAGAGCAAGTGAAAGAATTCAATGACTGGGTGTTAAGTATTGGAGATGGTACTGCACAAGGAACTGTGCATAGTGATGATGGAGACTCTGAGTTAGTAGAAATACCACATGATGTTTTAATCCCAAG GAAAGGTCTTAAGGTCCTAATTGATGATGATACAGATTCAGATTGCACCGTCACCCAGAACATTGTATACAAGGAGGTGCTTCAGGCCCTGTG GTCGTACTCGGTCTAA